In Rhodothermus marinus DSM 4252, a single genomic region encodes these proteins:
- a CDS encoding sigma-54-dependent transcriptional regulator: MAAPQRDVPHILLVDDEHLLHTLFERLFTRHGLRLTSCYNALQAMEVLKKEADAFDLVITDFKMPDMDGLELLAYIRQEHPDLQVIMITAHANVQHAVRAMQNGAIDYIPKPFSTEELVERVQAALARRREQQEARAKQPARTSQRRARPTIEYVGEHPMIRRLKEMLPRVAANKAPVFIQGESGTGKEILARLIHQMSDRAEGPFVAINCANLPRELVESHLFGHRKGAFTGAIEDMTGAFERAEGGTLLLDEITEVDLAIQAKLLRVLQEQEIQKVGSTEPRKIDVRVIATSNRNLSEAIAKGEFREDLYHRLSVFPLSVPPLRERMSDVPLLVAHFIKKYCELYGLPPKKVSDALMERFMQYPWPGNVRQLENYVQRGVLLSAEREVIEVEDVFNDFFADAEPARQNASAEKEELLGRVQTIEDMEREMILRALKETNNNQQLAAQKLGISARTIRNKLKRYREQGLIS, from the coding sequence ATGGCGGCGCCTCAGCGCGACGTTCCACACATTTTGCTGGTCGACGACGAACACCTGCTGCACACGCTCTTTGAGCGGCTGTTTACCCGGCATGGCCTGCGTCTGACGAGTTGCTACAATGCCCTGCAGGCTATGGAGGTGCTCAAGAAGGAGGCCGACGCCTTCGATCTGGTCATCACCGATTTCAAGATGCCGGATATGGACGGGCTGGAGCTACTCGCCTATATCCGGCAGGAGCACCCGGACCTGCAGGTGATCATGATCACGGCGCACGCGAACGTGCAGCACGCCGTGCGGGCCATGCAGAACGGGGCCATTGACTACATTCCCAAGCCGTTTTCGACGGAAGAGCTGGTCGAGCGTGTGCAGGCCGCGCTGGCCCGCCGACGGGAGCAGCAGGAAGCCCGGGCGAAGCAACCGGCCCGCACGTCACAGCGCCGCGCCCGGCCGACCATCGAGTACGTGGGGGAGCATCCCATGATTCGCCGGCTCAAAGAGATGTTGCCGCGCGTGGCCGCCAACAAGGCACCGGTCTTTATCCAGGGCGAAAGCGGTACCGGCAAGGAGATCCTCGCCCGACTGATCCACCAGATGAGCGACCGGGCCGAAGGGCCGTTCGTGGCGATCAACTGCGCCAACCTGCCGCGCGAGCTGGTCGAAAGCCACCTGTTCGGGCACCGGAAGGGCGCTTTCACCGGAGCCATCGAAGACATGACCGGCGCCTTCGAACGGGCCGAAGGTGGAACGCTGCTGCTGGACGAGATCACCGAGGTCGATCTGGCCATCCAGGCCAAGCTGCTCCGTGTGCTGCAGGAGCAGGAGATCCAGAAGGTGGGGTCCACCGAGCCGCGCAAGATCGACGTGCGGGTCATTGCTACCAGCAACCGCAACCTGAGCGAGGCCATTGCCAAGGGCGAGTTTCGGGAAGACCTGTACCACCGGTTGAGCGTGTTTCCGCTGAGCGTGCCGCCGCTGCGGGAGCGCATGTCGGACGTGCCGCTGCTGGTGGCGCACTTCATCAAAAAGTACTGTGAACTGTACGGCCTGCCACCCAAAAAGGTGTCAGACGCGCTGATGGAGCGCTTCATGCAGTACCCCTGGCCGGGCAACGTGCGCCAGCTGGAAAACTACGTGCAGCGCGGCGTGCTGCTTTCGGCCGAACGGGAGGTCATCGAGGTCGAGGACGTTTTCAACGACTTCTTTGCCGATGCCGAACCGGCGCGACAGAACGCCTCGGCAGAAAAAGAAGAGCTCCTTGGACGCGTGCAGACCATCGAGGACATGGAGCGGGAGATGATTCTGCGCGCGCTCAAGGAGACCAACAACAATCAGCAGCTGGCCGCCCAGAAGCTGGGCATCAGCGCCCGTACGATTCGTAACAAGCTGAAGCGCTATCGCGAGCAGGGATTGATTTCCTGA
- a CDS encoding flagellar basal body rod protein FlgB: protein MEPSKLQLLRHAMQAYTWRLKALAANIANLDTPGYQRVGVSFEEALQQARHQIPGLRQPEEVEPRMRMENTPPVLEDELMELADTQMRTQLTTRALREHFDLMRTAITGRTG from the coding sequence ATGGAACCTTCCAAGCTTCAGTTGCTCCGCCACGCCATGCAGGCCTACACCTGGCGCCTGAAGGCGCTGGCGGCCAACATTGCCAACCTGGACACGCCGGGCTACCAGCGCGTCGGTGTCTCTTTTGAGGAAGCATTGCAACAGGCGCGTCACCAGATTCCCGGTCTCCGTCAGCCGGAAGAAGTCGAACCGCGCATGCGGATGGAAAACACACCGCCGGTGCTGGAAGACGAACTCATGGAACTGGCCGATACGCAGATGCGCACGCAGCTGACCACACGGGCCCTGCGTGAGCACTTCGACCTGATGCGCACGGCCATTACCGGACGCACCGGCTGA
- a CDS encoding FliI/YscN family ATPase: MPDVSPAHSFVAHCLEQVRRHPLRPLHFGKVQSVVGLLIEASELPAAVGELCYIHEGQEPGARRIKAEVVGLRGNTTILMPLEETRGLRAGYLVEPSALPLTIRVGEAMLGRVVDANARPIDGKGPLTVTDEQPVRNDPPPPLSRRMIDTPLFTGIRAIDTFLTLGRGQRIGIFAGSGVGKSTLLGMIARRARADVNVIALIGERGREVQEFIADNLGPEGLKRSVVVAVTGDQAAMSRVKGASVAMAIAEYFRDRGLDVLLMMDSITRVAMAQREIGLAVGEPPTTRGYTPSVFAMLPRLLERAGPGARGTITGIFTVLVDADDMNDPIGDAVRGILDGHIVLSRRLAHANHFPAIDVLQSVSRVMPRVTTAEHRALVEEARRLLATYQEAEDLIRVGAYEMGTRPEIDRAILAHEALMAFLRQGVDEVADDPVAQLADMLRSLPARAS; the protein is encoded by the coding sequence ATGCCTGACGTATCCCCCGCCCATTCGTTTGTCGCGCACTGTCTGGAGCAGGTGCGCCGCCATCCGCTGCGCCCGCTCCACTTCGGCAAGGTGCAAAGCGTCGTCGGACTGCTCATCGAGGCGTCCGAGCTACCGGCGGCCGTCGGCGAACTCTGCTACATCCACGAAGGACAGGAACCCGGCGCCCGGCGCATCAAGGCCGAAGTGGTGGGCCTGCGCGGCAACACCACGATCCTGATGCCGCTCGAAGAGACCCGCGGCCTGCGCGCCGGCTATCTGGTCGAACCCTCCGCCCTGCCCCTCACGATTCGCGTCGGCGAGGCCATGCTGGGTCGCGTGGTGGATGCCAACGCCCGCCCCATCGACGGCAAAGGGCCCCTGACGGTCACCGACGAGCAGCCCGTACGCAACGACCCGCCCCCGCCCCTTTCGCGGCGCATGATCGACACGCCGCTGTTTACCGGCATCCGCGCCATCGACACCTTCCTGACGCTCGGACGCGGCCAGCGCATCGGTATTTTCGCCGGTTCCGGGGTCGGCAAAAGTACGCTACTGGGCATGATCGCCCGTCGCGCCCGTGCCGACGTGAACGTCATCGCCCTGATCGGCGAGCGTGGCCGCGAGGTGCAGGAGTTCATTGCCGACAACCTGGGTCCGGAAGGGCTCAAGCGCTCGGTCGTCGTGGCCGTCACCGGCGATCAGGCGGCCATGAGTCGCGTCAAAGGCGCCAGTGTGGCCATGGCCATCGCGGAGTATTTCCGGGATCGCGGCCTGGACGTGCTGCTGATGATGGATTCGATCACGCGCGTGGCCATGGCCCAGCGCGAAATCGGGCTGGCCGTCGGCGAGCCGCCCACCACGCGCGGCTACACGCCCAGCGTCTTTGCCATGCTCCCCCGGCTGCTGGAGCGGGCCGGTCCCGGCGCACGCGGTACGATCACGGGCATTTTTACGGTGCTCGTCGATGCCGACGACATGAACGACCCGATCGGCGACGCAGTACGCGGCATTCTCGACGGCCATATCGTGCTTTCCCGGCGCCTGGCCCATGCCAACCATTTTCCGGCCATCGATGTGCTGCAGAGCGTCAGCCGCGTCATGCCCCGCGTCACGACGGCCGAGCACCGCGCGCTGGTCGAAGAAGCCCGCCGCCTGCTGGCCACCTATCAGGAAGCGGAAGACCTGATCCGCGTCGGTGCCTACGAGATGGGCACGCGGCCCGAAATCGACCGGGCCATCCTGGCCCACGAAGCGCTCATGGCTTTCCTGCGCCAGGGCGTCGACGAAGTTGCCGACGACCCGGTCGCGCAGCTGGCCGACATGCTACGCAGCCTGCCCGCCCGCGCTTCGTGA
- a CDS encoding flagellar biosynthesis anti-sigma factor FlgM — translation MDVRDIQSGGSQRLDPLQREALSGAREVGKRTVENTPEKPASEDRVDLSEAARTAAQQAEATPDLEFARQALRSVPSISPERVAAILRHLQSGYYQQPAVLKEIAERIVEQVLAQSLPPQQQ, via the coding sequence ATGGACGTTCGGGATATTCAGTCGGGTGGATCGCAGCGACTTGACCCGCTGCAGCGCGAAGCGCTGAGCGGCGCGCGCGAAGTGGGCAAGCGGACGGTGGAAAACACGCCGGAAAAGCCGGCTTCTGAAGATCGCGTCGATCTTTCAGAAGCTGCCCGCACGGCCGCTCAGCAGGCGGAGGCCACCCCGGATCTGGAATTTGCACGCCAGGCCTTGCGTAGCGTCCCCTCCATCAGCCCGGAACGGGTAGCCGCCATCCTGCGCCACCTGCAGTCAGGCTACTATCAGCAGCCCGCCGTGCTCAAAGAAATCGCGGAGCGCATCGTGGAGCAGGTGCTGGCCCAGAGCCTGCCGCCCCAGCAGCAATAG
- a CDS encoding sensor histidine kinase, which yields MASLTEKPTSAQETSDALLANLAQVLAHRLRGLITSIEGFTDLLADTLATPEQRELALRVFESTASIERILSELQWYSRPLHPMPGRRPLRTLLQELLVMLEENEAARVALDLRLSGRYQVRADVMLLRQALFMLLKNALEATGPAGVVQLRVLGEPRSLRFEVWNEGWMPPEVAEQIFVPFFTTKAQNLGIGLPIARRIAEVHGGTVYLANNDPDAGICMALILPQDDEPATDGATSLA from the coding sequence ATGGCTTCTCTGACCGAAAAACCCACCAGTGCACAGGAGACCTCCGACGCGTTACTGGCCAACCTGGCCCAGGTGCTGGCCCATCGGTTACGGGGTCTGATCACCAGCATCGAAGGATTTACGGATCTGCTTGCCGATACGCTGGCCACGCCGGAGCAGCGCGAACTGGCGCTGCGCGTCTTTGAAAGCACGGCCTCCATTGAGCGCATTCTGTCCGAGTTGCAGTGGTACAGTCGCCCGCTGCATCCGATGCCCGGTCGGCGTCCGCTACGCACGCTGCTGCAGGAACTCCTGGTGATGCTGGAGGAGAACGAGGCAGCCCGCGTGGCGCTCGATCTGCGGCTGTCCGGGCGGTATCAGGTCCGAGCCGACGTCATGCTGCTCCGCCAGGCGCTTTTCATGCTGTTGAAAAATGCGCTGGAGGCGACCGGACCGGCCGGCGTGGTGCAGTTGCGGGTGCTGGGCGAGCCGCGCTCCCTGCGTTTTGAGGTCTGGAACGAGGGCTGGATGCCCCCCGAGGTGGCCGAGCAGATCTTCGTGCCGTTTTTCACCACTAAAGCACAGAACCTCGGGATCGGACTGCCGATCGCCCGGCGCATCGCCGAGGTGCACGGCGGTACCGTCTATCTGGCCAACAACGATCCGGACGCCGGGATCTGCATGGCGTTGATCCTGCCGCAGGACGATGAACCAGCCACCGATGGCGCGACCTCCTTGGCTTAG
- the fliF gene encoding flagellar basal-body MS-ring/collar protein FliF, whose protein sequence is MFEQLKQFLSRLSPGQRLALGAVTIGSILLLLGIAYWAGRPEYALLFGGLSPSDASRIVETLQEENVPYQLKEGGTAIWVPRDRVYELRLRFAGEGLVSDGPVGYELFDQNTLGMTDFMQRLNYKRALEGELARTIMSLQQVELAKVHLVLPERSPFRETQVAPSASVLLSLKSGARLTEEQIDGITALVAGAVEGLDPANVTVLDARGNLLSNPDAGNAELALSSTQLKLRQALEAHLTEKGQSMLDRVLGPGNAIVRVSATLNFDQAVTERQLIDPESATVISEERLEEAGTGGEGSSASSMVRNYELSRTVERIQQNGGDVEYLTVSVILNQRFEEGPDGTPQPRPYTEDELREIEELVKNAVGFRPERGDRFAIHQTRFDTQIDDQIAQELREQRRQEQLNLYLRYGLMVLALGLAVWLLRALVRRMGELAGETQVLIGRVDQEHGALGAPEGASGALQGKAVPGLESGESDEELVLIDDIYTSRLSAEAKARLKAKHILFEEVQKQVNEKPEEAAEIIRSWLVADMQD, encoded by the coding sequence ATGTTCGAGCAGCTCAAGCAGTTTCTGAGTCGGCTCTCTCCTGGCCAGCGGCTGGCGCTGGGCGCCGTTACGATCGGCAGCATTCTGTTGCTGCTGGGCATTGCCTACTGGGCCGGACGGCCGGAATATGCCCTGTTGTTCGGCGGCCTTTCCCCCTCGGATGCCAGTCGGATTGTCGAGACGCTCCAGGAAGAGAACGTCCCCTATCAGCTCAAAGAAGGCGGCACGGCCATCTGGGTCCCGCGCGATCGCGTCTACGAACTGCGCCTCCGGTTTGCCGGAGAAGGGCTGGTCAGCGACGGACCGGTCGGGTACGAGCTCTTCGACCAGAACACGCTCGGCATGACCGACTTCATGCAGCGGCTGAATTACAAACGGGCGCTGGAGGGCGAGCTGGCCCGCACGATCATGAGCCTGCAGCAGGTCGAGCTGGCCAAGGTCCATCTGGTGTTACCGGAGCGGAGCCCGTTTCGCGAAACCCAGGTGGCTCCCAGTGCTTCGGTGCTGCTCTCACTCAAAAGCGGCGCGCGCCTGACCGAAGAGCAGATCGATGGCATCACGGCGCTGGTGGCCGGTGCCGTCGAAGGGCTCGATCCGGCCAACGTGACCGTGCTGGATGCCCGGGGCAACCTCCTCTCCAACCCGGACGCCGGCAACGCCGAACTCGCCCTCAGCAGCACACAGCTCAAGCTACGTCAGGCGCTCGAGGCCCATCTGACCGAAAAAGGCCAGTCCATGCTCGACCGCGTGCTGGGCCCCGGTAATGCCATCGTGCGTGTTTCGGCCACGCTGAACTTCGACCAGGCGGTTACCGAGCGACAGCTCATCGATCCCGAAAGCGCCACGGTCATCAGCGAGGAACGCCTCGAAGAGGCCGGCACCGGGGGCGAAGGGTCTTCGGCCAGCTCCATGGTGCGCAACTATGAACTGAGCCGTACGGTCGAACGCATCCAGCAAAACGGCGGCGACGTCGAATACCTGACCGTATCGGTCATCCTCAACCAGCGCTTCGAAGAAGGCCCGGACGGCACGCCGCAGCCACGCCCCTACACCGAAGACGAGCTCCGGGAGATCGAAGAGCTGGTCAAAAACGCCGTCGGTTTCCGGCCGGAGCGGGGCGACCGCTTTGCCATTCATCAGACGCGCTTCGACACGCAGATCGACGACCAGATCGCGCAGGAACTCCGCGAACAGCGCCGTCAGGAGCAACTCAATCTCTACCTGCGCTACGGCCTCATGGTGCTGGCCCTGGGCCTGGCCGTCTGGCTGCTGCGCGCGCTGGTCCGTCGCATGGGCGAGCTGGCCGGCGAGACGCAGGTGCTCATCGGCCGCGTCGACCAGGAGCATGGAGCGCTCGGTGCACCCGAAGGCGCTTCGGGCGCGCTGCAGGGCAAAGCGGTGCCCGGTCTGGAATCCGGCGAATCCGACGAGGAGCTGGTTTTGATCGACGACATCTACACCAGTCGGCTATCGGCCGAAGCCAAGGCCCGCCTGAAGGCCAAGCACATCCTGTTCGAGGAAGTCCAGAAACAGGTCAACGAAAAACCGGAAGAGGCGGCCGAAATCATCCGGAGCTGGCTGGTAGCCGACATGCAGGATTGA
- the fliS gene encoding flagellar export chaperone FliS, with amino-acid sequence MSTVHPMRKYQEQAVLSASPEQLILKLYDLGIAACRRNDRPKVRAVLVELMSALNFEAGGELAERLYALYEFCLRESAIGDIAVVQRILEGLREAWHEGVVMARAA; translated from the coding sequence ATGAGCACCGTACATCCCATGCGGAAATATCAGGAGCAGGCCGTCCTCAGCGCGTCCCCCGAGCAGTTGATTCTCAAACTGTACGATCTGGGCATCGCGGCCTGCCGGCGCAACGATCGGCCCAAGGTACGCGCCGTGCTGGTGGAACTCATGTCGGCGCTGAACTTCGAGGCCGGCGGTGAACTGGCCGAGCGGCTCTATGCCCTGTACGAATTCTGTCTGCGCGAAAGCGCCATCGGCGACATTGCCGTCGTCCAGCGCATTCTGGAAGGACTGCGCGAAGCCTGGCACGAAGGCGTCGTCATGGCCCGTGCCGCCTGA
- the fliG gene encoding flagellar motor switch protein FliG has protein sequence MANATKQQAQEVPEMTQHNMTGAQKAAVLLIAMGTQAASKVLKHLRDEEVERISIEIARMRNVSGDVVEAVLLDYRDSAMAHDYIAQGGLQFAREALEAALGPRRAEEILMRVEAAMEVSAFHLLQTVETTQLVNFIQNEHPQTAALILAHLNARKAADIISNLPEELRTEIIYRLATMGKTSPELLRDIEDVIRQHISSVFGAELSASGGVEKVAEILNSSSRTVERAVLEALRERDPELATSVKALMFTFDDLVHISDRDMQRLLTEVDQKDIALALKAASGELKEKILRNVSERAAQMIQEELELMGPVRVRDVDEAQRRILETAQRLEEQEEITLSRNSQEMVI, from the coding sequence ATGGCAAACGCCACCAAACAACAGGCGCAGGAAGTCCCCGAAATGACGCAGCACAACATGACCGGCGCCCAAAAGGCAGCGGTGCTGCTCATCGCCATGGGGACGCAGGCGGCCAGCAAGGTGCTCAAGCACCTGCGTGACGAAGAGGTCGAAAGGATCTCTATTGAAATTGCCCGCATGCGCAACGTCAGCGGCGACGTAGTCGAGGCCGTCCTGCTGGACTATCGCGACTCGGCCATGGCCCACGACTACATCGCGCAGGGCGGCCTGCAGTTTGCCCGCGAGGCGCTGGAGGCTGCGCTGGGCCCGCGTCGCGCCGAGGAGATCCTCATGCGCGTCGAAGCGGCCATGGAGGTTTCGGCTTTCCACCTGCTGCAGACCGTCGAAACCACCCAGCTGGTCAACTTCATCCAGAACGAACATCCGCAGACGGCTGCGCTGATTCTGGCCCACCTGAACGCGCGCAAGGCCGCCGACATCATCTCCAATCTCCCGGAAGAACTGCGCACCGAAATCATCTATCGGCTGGCCACCATGGGCAAGACGTCGCCGGAGCTGCTGCGCGACATCGAGGACGTGATTCGCCAGCATATCAGTTCGGTTTTCGGTGCCGAGCTCAGCGCGTCGGGTGGCGTGGAAAAAGTGGCCGAAATTCTCAACAGCAGCAGCCGCACTGTCGAGCGGGCCGTGCTGGAGGCGCTGCGCGAGCGCGATCCGGAGCTAGCCACTTCGGTCAAGGCGCTGATGTTCACCTTCGACGACCTGGTGCACATCAGCGACCGCGACATGCAGCGGCTGCTGACCGAGGTCGATCAGAAGGACATTGCCCTGGCGCTCAAAGCGGCTTCTGGCGAATTGAAAGAAAAGATCCTGCGCAACGTCAGCGAACGCGCCGCCCAGATGATCCAGGAGGAGTTGGAGCTGATGGGGCCGGTGCGCGTGCGCGACGTCGACGAGGCGCAGCGCCGCATCCTCGAAACCGCCCAGCGGCTCGAAGAGCAGGAAGAAATCACGCTTTCGCGCAACAGCCAGGAAATGGTCATCTAA
- the fliJ gene encoding flagellar export protein FliJ: MQGKKFRFSLQSVLRLRQHQTEQAIEALIRLQQERQKLEEAIEAARQKLEQLHQELAARQSAVDPAQLRRQEAYWLKARRQLRQLEQQLARLQQQEAEARALVLERRQAEESLERLRERQYARHLEAEAAAERAWIDEQATGAYVRKLQQRAS; the protein is encoded by the coding sequence ATGCAAGGCAAGAAATTCCGCTTTTCGTTGCAAAGTGTGCTGCGCCTGCGGCAGCATCAGACCGAACAGGCCATAGAGGCGCTGATCCGCCTCCAGCAGGAACGCCAGAAACTGGAAGAAGCAATTGAAGCAGCCCGGCAGAAGCTGGAGCAACTGCACCAGGAACTTGCGGCGCGGCAATCGGCCGTCGATCCGGCTCAGCTTCGCCGCCAGGAAGCCTACTGGTTGAAAGCCCGGCGCCAGCTTCGCCAGCTGGAGCAGCAACTGGCCCGGCTCCAGCAGCAGGAAGCCGAAGCCCGTGCGCTGGTACTGGAACGCCGGCAGGCGGAGGAATCGCTCGAACGCCTGCGCGAGCGGCAATATGCCCGCCATCTGGAAGCCGAAGCCGCCGCCGAGCGCGCCTGGATCGACGAGCAGGCGACCGGAGCCTATGTCCGTAAGCTGCAGCAGCGTGCGTCATGA
- the flgC gene encoding flagellar basal body rod protein FlgC, producing MPLPTRIFSFFRTAARGLEAQRMAMSAATENIANAATTRTDEGTPYAIKRAVHTNPEVRNRRFYELLSRLRTAPRTQDPRHSSSPSLLTRLPEAELGPETTIAETLRLRYEYDPTHPHADANGYVAYPDVNVVEEMAHLISANRIYEANLSTIQAAKEIVKRTLEI from the coding sequence ATGCCGCTGCCTACCCGCATCTTCTCATTTTTCCGGACGGCCGCCCGGGGCTTAGAGGCCCAGCGCATGGCCATGAGCGCGGCCACCGAGAACATCGCCAACGCGGCCACCACCCGCACCGATGAAGGTACGCCGTACGCCATCAAACGGGCCGTGCACACCAACCCCGAAGTCCGCAACCGGCGCTTTTACGAGCTGCTCAGCCGGCTGCGTACGGCCCCGCGCACCCAGGACCCCCGCCACAGTTCCTCCCCATCGCTGCTGACGCGCCTGCCGGAAGCCGAGCTGGGTCCGGAAACTACGATCGCCGAGACGCTTCGGCTGCGCTACGAGTACGATCCCACCCATCCGCACGCCGACGCCAACGGCTATGTGGCCTACCCCGACGTGAACGTGGTGGAGGAAATGGCCCATCTGATTTCGGCCAACCGGATCTACGAGGCCAACCTCTCCACCATTCAGGCCGCCAAAGAAATCGTCAAACGAACCCTGGAGATCTGA
- the fliE gene encoding flagellar hook-basal body complex protein FliE, whose translation MNVAELQRLRQLSGGDERRLPTPRSRESVDGGFADTLAQAIQEVDRAQKDADEQVEAFIAGEQENLHEVMISMNQARLYFQLMTEVRNRLLETYQELMRTQI comes from the coding sequence ATGAACGTGGCCGAGCTCCAACGTCTGCGGCAGCTGAGCGGCGGCGACGAGCGGCGATTGCCCACGCCGCGCTCGCGCGAATCGGTCGACGGTGGCTTTGCCGACACGCTGGCGCAGGCCATTCAGGAAGTGGACCGCGCCCAGAAGGACGCCGACGAGCAGGTCGAGGCCTTCATCGCCGGCGAGCAGGAAAATCTGCATGAGGTGATGATCTCCATGAACCAGGCGCGGCTCTACTTCCAGCTCATGACGGAAGTTCGTAATCGTCTGCTGGAGACCTACCAGGAACTGATGCGCACGCAGATTTGA
- the fliD gene encoding flagellar filament capping protein FliD, with the protein MAVNPLLSVYRANDPYEQLISAIISIESQPKLELQAKKAEQERLKGVVKDFDSKLSALHSLLKTLTDPLARPFQGKSATTSATEFTVSAGDSAALGTHTLEVKRLASADTRISKQYTSSGSSLRSFFDTNGAQTFTIRVASPTDTDPNNRLDIQVTVNPTGTTDEEILNEIATAINDAFQAAVDAGTIKSDERAYASVINETSSTARLSLRSGKTGFTYRLEFVDSGAGLLSELELSNNVVASGTGGGQVKYVGTSETDSELNSQFVLDGLTLYRDANRVTDALAGVTLELKQISTSPADFTITPNSNGIKAKVEDFIKKYNDVLLYLAGKSNVDGETETRGDFAGDPVFSGLRFTLRNEVVRKVSGQPTEGPHYITDLGITINNDGTLTLSDADKLIQAVERNPQAVESLFSGSDGIATRLLTHVETFVKTGGIIDQREDSLEASIRRLDDRIADFEEQLARREEQLRAQFARVQETIALFQGQQQFLSGFLYGGGTFF; encoded by the coding sequence ATGGCTGTCAATCCGCTGCTGTCGGTCTACCGCGCCAACGACCCCTACGAGCAGCTCATCAGCGCGATTATCTCGATCGAAAGCCAGCCTAAGCTGGAGCTGCAGGCAAAGAAAGCCGAACAGGAGCGGCTCAAAGGGGTCGTCAAGGACTTCGACAGCAAGCTCTCGGCGCTGCACAGCCTGCTGAAAACACTGACCGATCCGCTGGCGCGCCCCTTCCAGGGTAAAAGCGCCACCACGTCGGCCACCGAATTCACCGTATCGGCCGGCGATTCGGCCGCACTGGGCACGCACACGCTGGAGGTGAAACGTCTGGCTTCGGCCGACACGCGGATCTCGAAGCAATACACCAGCAGCGGATCGAGCCTGCGCAGCTTTTTCGACACGAACGGAGCGCAGACGTTTACCATCCGCGTGGCCAGTCCCACCGATACCGACCCGAACAACCGGTTGGACATCCAGGTGACCGTCAACCCCACCGGTACGACGGACGAAGAGATTCTGAACGAAATCGCCACGGCCATCAACGACGCCTTCCAGGCGGCCGTCGATGCCGGCACGATCAAATCCGATGAGCGCGCCTACGCCTCGGTCATCAACGAAACGTCCAGCACGGCCCGGCTCTCGCTACGCAGCGGGAAGACGGGCTTTACCTACCGGCTGGAGTTCGTGGACTCGGGCGCCGGGCTGCTGTCCGAGCTGGAGCTCAGCAACAACGTGGTCGCCTCCGGCACCGGCGGCGGCCAGGTCAAATACGTGGGGACCAGCGAGACCGACTCCGAACTCAACAGCCAGTTCGTGCTGGACGGTCTGACGCTTTACCGCGATGCCAACCGGGTGACCGATGCCCTGGCGGGCGTCACGCTGGAACTCAAGCAGATCAGCACGTCGCCGGCCGATTTTACCATCACGCCTAACAGCAATGGTATCAAAGCCAAGGTCGAGGACTTTATCAAGAAGTATAACGACGTGCTTCTCTACCTGGCGGGCAAGAGCAACGTCGACGGTGAGACGGAAACGCGCGGCGACTTCGCGGGCGATCCGGTGTTTTCCGGCCTGCGCTTTACGCTCCGTAACGAAGTGGTGCGAAAAGTAAGCGGCCAGCCCACCGAAGGCCCGCACTATATCACCGATCTGGGCATCACCATCAACAACGACGGCACACTCACGCTGAGCGACGCAGACAAGCTCATCCAGGCCGTCGAGCGCAATCCGCAGGCCGTAGAGAGCCTGTTCTCCGGAAGCGACGGCATCGCCACCCGGCTGCTTACCCATGTGGAGACATTCGTCAAAACGGGGGGCATCATCGATCAGCGAGAGGATTCCCTTGAAGCCTCGATTCGTCGTCTGGACGATCGCATTGCCGACTTTGAAGAACAACTGGCCCGGCGCGAAGAGCAGCTCCGGGCACAGTTTGCCCGCGTGCAGGAAACGATTGCCCTCTTCCAGGGCCAGCAACAATTCCTCAGCGGCTTCCTTTACGGAGGTGGCACGTTTTTTTAA